The Mus pahari unplaced genomic scaffold, PAHARI_EIJ_v1.1 scaffold_6202_1, whole genome shotgun sequence nucleotide sequence TTGTTTTCCTTAGTGTTTCTAAGAGTTACAATAtgctttaaattttgattttctcaagaaGGTCAAAATCTCATCTTTTACATGTGACTAATAAGCTGTCTCCCCAGGATGCaaggatttctttgttttcttttttaaaattattttattagatattttttcatttacatttcaaatgctatcccgaatgtccccataccctccccccaccctgcttccctgcccactcactcctacttcttggcccaggcattcccctgtatggggcatataaagtttgcatgaccaaggggcctctcttcccaacgatggctgagtagaccattttctgctatatatgtagctagaaacacaagctctgggggtactgattagttcatattgttgttccacctatagggttgcagaccccttcagttctttgggtaatttcACTAGcctccattgtggtctctgtgttctatcctataggtgactgtgggcatccacttctatatttgccaggcactggtatagcctcacaagagatagctatatcagtgtcctttcagcaagttcttgatGGCATATGCTATAgggtctgtgtttggtgactgattatgggatgaacccccggATGGgaagtctctgggttgtccatcctttcatcttagctccaaactttgtcaaaCAGGTCAAGGAAATTGAAAAAGTCACTCTTTGCCTTCCAGCTTTATGTTTCCCTTCTTCCAACAGTATAAGATGGACCAAGGATTGACCACAAGTGAGCGCAAAATAATTCTGCTTTATGAGATCTTCAGAAAGTATACTGTGAAAAATGCATTCGAACTGACTGAGAAGGAATTTAAACAGTTTATGAGAACTGAATTTCCAAATTTTCTCGAGGTAGGTCTTCTTCCTTAGTTTGGAGTTTATGTCTGCAACAAAGAGAAAGTTCAAACTCTTTCTCTTCAGGGTGACTGGGGTTGCCATATTTAGTTATTGATCCTTAGGAAATTGTAACTGGACTGTTTTGTGAGATGCTATGTTCTAGACAGTTGTATAGAGTTGTTCATCTGTGACAAAGAGACATGAACTAAAAACCACAGTTAAATTCAGTGCCCTAATTGCCTGGAGAATCGACTGGGtggagttttct carries:
- the LOC110315570 gene encoding protein S100-A9-like gives rise to the protein MDQGLTTSERKIILLYEIFRKYTVKNAFELTEKEFKQFMRTEFPNFLEDILDRPLNRLLNEPKDRSFEEALDMIGRMGMVYYKKMNNIAF